From the genome of Leptospiraceae bacterium:
GAGAAAGACGAATATAAATACGATGAGAAAAATAACAGGACTCTTGGGGCAGAATACGAAACGAAAGAAGGAAAAGAATATCTTGTAAGTAAATCTGAATCAAAATATGACACGAAAAATAACAATACTTCAGAAGTAAAATACCGAATGCAGGAAGGAAAAGAAGCTCTTGTAGAGAAAAAAGAATATAAATACGACGATAGAAATAACAAGACTTTAGAAGCAAGGTACGAAACAAGAGAAGGTGCAGAAGTTCTAGTTAGAAAATTCGAATTTAAATATGACGATAGAAATAATACAATTTTAGAAGCATTCTACTTTACGAAGGAAGGAAAAGAAATACTGGATAGTAAAACCGAATATAAATACGACAATAGAAATAATAAAATTTTAGAGGCATACTACAACGAAAAGGAAGGAAAAGAAATTCTAGTTCGTATAACTGAACATAAATACGACGATAGAAATAATGAAATTTTAAATACATACTACAACATAGAGGAAGGAAAAAAAGTTCTGCAAAGTAAAGATGTATTTAAATTCGACGAGAAAAATAACAAAACTTTATATGCATTTTTTTATACGAAAAATGGAAAAGAAGCTCTTGTTAAGAAAGAAGAATATAAATTTGATGAGAAAAATAATGTGATTTTAGAAGCATACTACGAAGAAAAAGACGGAAAAGAAATTCTTGTTCGTAAAAAGGAATACAAATACGACGGAAATAATAAAAATACTCTAATGGCAAAATTTGAAACGAATAAAGGAAAAGTAGTTCTAGTTGAGAAACATGAAAATAAATACGACGAGAAAAATAAAATTACTGTGGAAGCTGTTTACGATACGAAGGAAGGAAAGGAAGTTCTTATTAGGAAAACGGAATATAAATCCGACGATAGAAATAACAGAATTTTATACGCTAACTACAAAACAAAAAAAGGTGAGTTGGTTCTGATTACTAAAATTGAAAATAAATACGACGATAGAAATAACAAAACTCTAACAGCAGAATACTTAAGAATGGAAGTAGAAGAATGGGAAGAAAAGGAGGAAGAGGTTACTATTAGTAAAACCGAATATAAATACGACGAGAAAAATAACCAGACTCTATATGCATACTACGTAACAAGAGAAGGTAAAGAAGTTTTAATTAGTAAAGAAGAATATAAATACGACGAGAAAAATAACAAAACCTTTTTTGTGCAGTATTTAGGACCTGAGGAGACTTTAGCACAAAAAAAAATAGTAGGCTATCGCCTAAAATCTTATGCGTCGATGGAGAATCTGTATAAGTCGAAGAGAAGTCAACTCAAAGAAAAATTCCACGAAACCAAAGACGAATCCGAAAAAAAAATCCCTCAACCAAAAACTCGAAGACTTACAAAAAGAATTCGAAGCCAAAAAGAAAAAATACACTCTCACCGAAGAAACGTTTGGTAAAAACGAAAAGCTTGAGTCTGCTTCCTACAAGCTACTCTTCTTTAACCCCCGCGTTCCTTCCGAGAAGCGGCTAATGCGCGTTGACCTCGATCAGTTCTATCGTCCTGTGAAGGTGGGGTTTGAGGAGGAGTGACCTCACCCCAATTTTGTAGAAGTTGTCATACAAATAGGTGTAATCCCCTCTCCATATCGGGTGCTGCTTCCGATATGGAGAGGGGCGATTTGAAAAAGAAATTACAAAATAGAAAAATTCTGAGGTGAGGTAAACTCCAACGGAGCGCAATACCTGCCTGCATAGCCTGCAAGGACTATGCAGTGTGATTGTAAAAAATAAATAAATACCGACTCACTTCATCCCATCGTCCTCTTACTTCGATAATTTAATAACTTTGCATATTCTTTTGCAAAGGATTTTTCAAATGGATAGGATTTGATAATTTCCTGTAAGGCAGAAATTTTGTTTTGAATTTGTTGCATTGTTTTTTTAAATACAGTGGACGAAATCGAAATTGAATTTGCGAATGCTTCCCAGTCTAGTGCGGAGATTTTATTTTTTTTTCCATTTAAAGTTAGCGCTAACTCTTCTTTATCCTCTGGCAAAAATAATCGGATAGAAAGTAGATCATAGGCAGGTGTCAATTTAATTCTTCCTTCCATGTCAGTTTGTATAGAGAAGTTTTTTAAATGCATATCAGAATTTCCGGTTAAAAAGGAAAATAACACCATCTCGAAGAAGCGCACTAAATCAATGCCGGGCGAAGTGGTATTTTTTTTTATCCAACGTCCAATGCTTTCGTAGGAGCCCTTGTATTTGTCCTCAGTTAGTCTTTCTGTTAATTGGCAAAAATCTTCTTGGGCTAACTTAATTCCTTTTTGCCTATCAAATCTTTTTGTCAAATAGCAGAGTTCACCTGATTTTAAACGGATAAGAGAAGAAACCGCTACTCCAAAAGAAAACTGTTTTGCCATGAGCATCGTTAAATGTTCATTTTCCGGTAGATGAGAATAATCAGTAGAGGGAGGTTTTAGAATAAAGTCCCCTTTATATCCTACAATTGTTAATCGAGATGATTTAGGATCATTATCCGATAGTTCGAGTGATATTTTGGATTGAACTCCCGTAACGGATAGTCGAGCCAATACATTTTTTTTTGCAATTGTGCGAATATCATTTATGCTAATGGATAATTCTGGAATCTTAGTATCGCCAAATAGTAATTTTGCACAACGCGGGTGAAAATCGGATTCACTTTTCTTTGCACAACAGAGACAATATCCCATCATTTCATTTCCCCAATTACACTCACCGCACCAATGCAATCTCTACATACAGAAAGCAAAATTCCAAATCTATCATTTTTTTCTATCTTCCAAACGTTATGCGTGATTGTAAGAAGCCAGCCTTCGGGTATCAATCCATCGAAAAAGGGAAATAAAACCTTAGAATGAAAAGCTTCTTTCTGTTTGGGCATTGTAAAACTAATCTGTGGATTATTCTCATTAGCCAGATATTTTGAATCATATTGGAAAACATAGCCATCTTCATCTTCAAAAATGAGACCTGCAAAAATTTCTCTATAATAAACTTTACCATTTCTAGACATTTATATTTTTCTCAGCGGTCGTGGAATCATCTCAGAGCCAAATGCTAGTAAAACTTGGTTCACTTTATCGAGGCGAAGCGTTGACTTTCCTTGTTCGAGATCACGAATAAAGCGAAGACCAACTCCTGTCATACGTGATAAATCTTCTTGGGTTAGCGCATTTTTTTTTCGCTCTTCTTTCACAAACTCTGACAAACTATGCTCTTTCATACTATTATACCATATCGGGTATAATTAGATGAAAGTCAACTATTTTATACCCGATAGGGATTGTTTAAAATTATAGTTAATCTTGACAAATACAATTCTCGTTTCAATCTCTACGAATGAAACCTTTTCGTAAATCGTTCTCCTTTCTCCTTTTACTTCTGGCTCTTTCGTCTTATGGTGATGACGTTCCAGTTCCAGTAACGATGGGTTTAAAACCCATCGTTACTGGAACCCGCATCGCTTTCCTTGTTGGGATCAACAGTTACAAGGCAACTACATCGCTGAAATATGCTGTAGGTGACAGTGAGGCTATTGAAGATTTACTCCTTCGAACTGGAAAGTATGACAAACTCATCAAGTTAAACGATTATGGAAAAATTACGACCGTTTTAAACCCAGAGACTTTGTCGTATAGTAGCCAGAGAATTAAAATGGCTCCAACGAAGGCAAATATTGAAGCGACTTACCAAGAAGTTCTAGCGGAAAATCCTGATACTCTCCTCTTTTATTATTCCGGACATGGATTTATTGAAGGCGAAGGAGGAGAGAACTTCATCGCTCCGAAAGACGTGGATGTGAAGTTTGAGAAGAAAAAAGTAGGAAAGGTTGAAAAGGAAGTCCCAATTCCTTTGAATGGAATTTCGCTCAAAGTCATGGGAGTTCAAGCGGCTAAGGTCAAACGAGTGGTTTTTTTGATTGATGCTTGTCGTAGTCCATTACCTGAAGCAGAAGGAGAAGAATCCAATCAGGGAGAAAAGGCTTTATCCTCGAACAAGAAAGAGGAAACAAATACTGAAACGGATTTCGCTTCAAAAGAAATACAACGAAAACAAAATATACTATCTGTTAGAACAGACAAATTACCCAAACGTGTTCTAGAAGCTGAGGGTATAACGATGTTAATCGGTGCCGCTCCTGAAGTGAGTAGCTTGGAAGATGAAGATTTTAAAAGTGGAATCTTTACTCATTTTCTAAAAAAGGCATTTAACGGAGGAGTGCAGGAAGAAAACCAGGAAGAATATATCACCGAAGAAAATCTCTCCCGCTATATCGAAGACCGATTCAAACACTACTACGAACTGCGTAAGAAAGAATCAGAAACTGCCGCAGAGCCAAAACTTTATAACTTAACTTTCGACCGAGGGAAGAAGGGGGAACTTCTCCTTACCCACCATCGCCCGATTGAAGGAAAAGAAAGAATTGATAAACCGATCTATACAGACAAAATCCGTAAGCGTGAGGTAAGAGGTAAATTAGTTTACAATGAGAAGGGAGAGAGGGAAGACCTCCGATTTTTTGTGCATGATAAAAAGAGAGATTTGTATTATCCCGATAGTCTCGATGGTGTTTACAAAATGGAATATGGTTTTATAAAGGACAAAGCGGGTGAACTAGAAAATTTTACCGCCACTGAATTCAATTTAGAAAACGAAGAAGTGTTTGAATACGGCACAAAACTAATACCGGATGTAGGTTGGGAATACAGGGGATTATACAATGCTAGTAATACCGCTACCGACCGTATGGACAATGATGGTAAGGACGGCTATCGCCGTGACGACCATCGTGAGGACGTCAACCGTAAGGACTTGATTAATCAAGTCCCTACGGTAGCTCCTGTCTCTACGATGGTGCTAGCAGCAGCGGATAAGGAAAAAATCCGCTTTGAAAAAAAAATCTATGACTTCAATGGAAATATTATTTCTGAAGAATATTTTGATTCAGCTGGCAAACTTTTAGAGTTTGACGGTGTTGCAAAAATCGTTCGTGCTTACGACAAATACGGACAAGTTGCATTGGAAGAGTTTTATGGAAAGGATACTTTTGATGAATATGGCGATGTTACCGACAAGGGCAATTTAGTCGCAAAAGAGGGATTTGCCCGATACAAGGCAATTTACAAATCCAAAGGGAATCTACTTTATGAAACATGGGAAGACGTAGAAGGGAAAATTGCAAATACTAATTTCGGTTATGCCAAAGTAAAGTATATCTATGACAAAAACGATAGGTTGATTCGAAAAAAATATTACGATAAAGAAAATAAATTCACAAACGACAAATGGGGGGTATCCGTATATAGCTACTCTTATGACTCAAATTGTATAGGAATGTATGAATCCAAAATTGCAGAGATTACAAAAAATGATAATAAGACTGCGCTTGAAGACTGGAAACTCGGAAAATACAAACTTTGTCTCACCGAAGAAATCCACACCGACAAAGATGGCAAACCCGCCGGCGATGATAAAATGATTTATAAAAAAATCAGAGCCTTTAGCGAGAAAGGTTTATTAATTTCAGAGGAAAATTTTCGCCCAGAGAATAATCGACGACACTTGGAGAATGGAGTGGCTAAAGTCGAATATGCACACGATCAAGAGGGAAATATTATTTCACGCAAAAATTACGGGGAATTTGAAGTGAATAAAAAACCTGTTCCCATCTCTGACGGGGATGGTGTTCATGAATATCGATATACCTATCAGACGTATTTTTCTTATGAAGTCAAACCGATATTAAACGAATGTAAATACTATCAAAAAAACAAAGGAATTCTCTTAGAACCATACGGTTGTGCTTTGAAAATTGAGCATTTTGGAATTGATGGTAAACCTGTTGAAGATATAAAGGGAGTATATCGAACAAACATTTATTATACAGGTACTTACCAAGTAGAAGCGGATAGGCACTATTATTCCATTGATAACGTATTTTTATTTGCCAATATTTATGAAAATATAGTAACAGATCCTTTCAATAACATAACTATGTCAGTACAATTCGAAACGATGAAGGGGAAAGAAATCCCTGAATTTAAAAGAGAAGTTAAATACGACGAACAAAATAACCAAATTTTAAAATTAGTATATGAAATGAACGATGGAAAAGAAGTATTTATTGATAAAAAAGAATATAATTTTGATAAAGTAAATAATGAGATTTTAGAAGCT
Proteins encoded in this window:
- a CDS encoding helix-turn-helix transcriptional regulator, with protein sequence MKEHSLSEFVKEERKKNALTQEDLSRMTGVGLRFIRDLEQGKSTLRLDKVNQVLLAFGSEMIPRPLRKI
- a CDS encoding HipA N-terminal domain-containing protein, yielding MSRNGKVYYREIFAGLIFEDEDGYVFQYDSKYLANENNPQISFTMPKQKEAFHSKVLFPFFDGLIPEGWLLTITHNVWKIEKNDRFGILLSVCRDCIGAVSVIGEMK
- a CDS encoding caspase family protein gives rise to the protein MKPFRKSFSFLLLLLALSSYGDDVPVPVTMGLKPIVTGTRIAFLVGINSYKATTSLKYAVGDSEAIEDLLLRTGKYDKLIKLNDYGKITTVLNPETLSYSSQRIKMAPTKANIEATYQEVLAENPDTLLFYYSGHGFIEGEGGENFIAPKDVDVKFEKKKVGKVEKEVPIPLNGISLKVMGVQAAKVKRVVFLIDACRSPLPEAEGEESNQGEKALSSNKKEETNTETDFASKEIQRKQNILSVRTDKLPKRVLEAEGITMLIGAAPEVSSLEDEDFKSGIFTHFLKKAFNGGVQEENQEEYITEENLSRYIEDRFKHYYELRKKESETAAEPKLYNLTFDRGKKGELLLTHHRPIEGKERIDKPIYTDKIRKREVRGKLVYNEKGEREDLRFFVHDKKRDLYYPDSLDGVYKMEYGFIKDKAGELENFTATEFNLENEEVFEYGTKLIPDVGWEYRGLYNASNTATDRMDNDGKDGYRRDDHREDVNRKDLINQVPTVAPVSTMVLAAADKEKIRFEKKIYDFNGNIISEEYFDSAGKLLEFDGVAKIVRAYDKYGQVALEEFYGKDTFDEYGDVTDKGNLVAKEGFARYKAIYKSKGNLLYETWEDVEGKIANTNFGYAKVKYIYDKNDRLIRKKYYDKENKFTNDKWGVSVYSYSYDSNCIGMYESKIAEITKNDNKTALEDWKLGKYKLCLTEEIHTDKDGKPAGDDKMIYKKIRAFSEKGLLISEENFRPENNRRHLENGVAKVEYAHDQEGNIISRKNYGEFEVNKKPVPISDGDGVHEYRYTYQTYFSYEVKPILNECKYYQKNKGILLEPYGCALKIEHFGIDGKPVEDIKGVYRTNIYYTGTYQVEADRHYYSIDNVFLFANIYENIVTDPFNNITMSVQFETMKGKEIPEFKREVKYDEQNNQILKLVYEMNDGKEVFIDKKEYNFDKVNNEILEACYKITANNEVLFSKSETKYDEENHISFRENYELKKGSLVPVNRSEWKYDEKHNLLLFVYFNIEEGQEISLKKRENKYDERNNKTLVLNYEFKDGKEVLVTKEMFEYDARNNKTLEVLYKTLKGTIIPFNKKEYQFDEKNNQILETIYEDIKGTLNPVRKTEWLYDEKKNVILFTRFRIENGVAYPVSKNELKFNERNNKIFEALYNMKEGKEFLVKKAESTFDVAGNLIQFDYYKAKTGKEIENKIKKYKHTYDTRNNEICFEGYDIKEGKEVLSSKYENIYDERNNKILEISYNTKDGNDVLFRKHEYKYDEENNKIFHATYRNEGGSESLLDKKVLEYRLKSYNAEVNTYEPQIKALKERLAKINSNQETRDESEKNTITKNLLNVYKEFEAKKKKYTLTEEKFGENEKLESASYKLLFFNSRGPAEKRLMRVDLDSFYRPVKVGFEVE
- a CDS encoding HipA domain-containing protein, whose product is MGYCLCCAKKSESDFHPRCAKLLFGDTKIPELSISINDIRTIAKKNVLARLSVTGVQSKISLELSDNDPKSSRLTIVGYKGDFILKPPSTDYSHLPENEHLTMLMAKQFSFGVAVSSLIRLKSGELCYLTKRFDRQKGIKLAQEDFCQLTERLTEDKYKGSYESIGRWIKKNTTSPGIDLVRFFEMVLFSFLTGNSDMHLKNFSIQTDMEGRIKLTPAYDLLSIRLFLPEDKEELALTLNGKKNKISALDWEAFANSISISSTVFKKTMQQIQNKISALQEIIKSYPFEKSFAKEYAKLLNYRSKRTMG